The Neovison vison isolate M4711 chromosome 5, ASM_NN_V1, whole genome shotgun sequence genome includes a region encoding these proteins:
- the NEURL4 gene encoding neuralized-like protein 4 isoform X2 — protein sequence MAAGSGGSGGSGGGPGPGPGGGGGPGGSGAVPGSGGGLGSGGELHPRTGRLVSLSACGRTARRQQPGQEFNHGLVLSREPLRDGRVFTVRIDRKVNSWSGSIEIGVTALDPSVLDFPSSATGLKGGSWVVSGCSVLRDGRSVLEEYGQDLDQLGEGDRVGVERTAAGELRLWVNGRDCGVAAMGLPTRVWAVVDLYGKCTQITVLPPEPGFSPPTPIPTPPLEPSAPAEDSALTEQGTSGDEAFMVSPAQARPETFPNSLESHNDFASMELSEVVGNAILSAYNGGLLNVNLTSPPAGEGLGSGGAATSPVLTSNDALLFHEKCGTLIKLSNNNKTAERRRPLDEFNNGVVMTNRPLRDNEMFEIRIDKLVDKWSGSIEIGVTTHNPNNLEYPATMTNLQSGTIMMSGCGILTNGKGTRREYCEFSLDELQEGDHIGLTRKSNSALHFFINGIDQGVATPLTPPVVYGVVDLYGMAVKVTIVHNNNHSDRLRRNNAILRALSPEGALRRAAPAAQAEPERLLFHPNCGQKAAITHEGRTALRPHATDDFNHGVVLSSRALRDGEVFQVRIDKMVDKWAGSIEIGVTTHNPAYLQLPSTMTNLRSGTWMMTGNGVMHNGTTILDEYGHNLDRLKAGDTVGVVRREDGTLHFFVNGMTQGPAAWNVPPGVYAVVDLYGQAAQATIVDDVEVPPVPEPLPEGNNQVSPSSPSSGAGGSDLRFHQLHGSNAVITNGGRTALRHNCRSEFNDAIVISNRALRDGELFEIVIQKMVDRWSGSIEAGVTAIRPEDLEFPNTMTDIDYDTWMLSGTAIMQDGNTMRNNYGCDLDALGTGARIGMMRTAKGDLHYFINGQDQGAACSGLPPDVYAVVDLYGQCVQVSITNATGPMDNSLATSNTATEKSFPLHSPVAGVAHRFHSSCGKNVTLEEDGTRAVRAAGYAHGLVFSTKELKTEEVFEVKVEELDEKWAGSLRLGLTTLVPGETGPGAAGGPGLPPSLPELRSKTTWMVTSCEVRRDGQLQRMNYGRNLERLGVGSRVGIRRGADDTMHILVDGEDMGPAATGIAKNVWAVLDLYGPVRSVSVVSSTRLEEPEGTQPPSPSSDTGSEGEEDGDGEEHGLQGQNQAAIMPMALEFLENHGKNILLSNGNRTATRVASYNQGVVVIGQPLVPQLLVQVRIDSLNRQWTSSLVLGVITCPPERLNFPASACGLKRAAWLLRGRGIFHNGLKICEKFGPNLDTCPEGTILGLRLDGSGGLHLHVNGIDQGVAVPDVPQPCHALVDLYGQCEQVTIMSPEPGATSGKSAGTQGDMEKADMVDGIKESVCWGPLPATGPLKSCEYHALCSRFQELLLLPEDYFIPPPKRSLCYCESCRKLRGDEAHRRRGEPPREYALPFGWCRFNLRVNPRLEAGTLTKKWHMAYHGSNVAAVRRVLDRGELGAGTASILSCRPLKGEPGVGFEEPGENCAPPREEQPPPVLLSPSLQYAGAETLASKVQFRDPKSQRTHQAQVAFQVCVRPGSYTPGPPSAALREPPDPHFSPAELEWVTKEKGATLLYALLVRVE from the exons GTCAACTCCTGGAGTGGCTCCATCGAGATCGGGGTGACGGCACTGGACCCCAGCGTGCTGGACTTCCCGAGCAGCGCCACAGGGCTGAAGGGGGGCTCATGGGTGGTGTCAGGCTGCTCGGTGTTGAGGGACGGACGTTCTGTGCTGGAGGAGTATGGGCAGGACCTGGACCAGCTTGGGGAAGGGGACCGTGTGGGCGTGGAGCGCACAGCTGCTGGGGAGCTGCGGCTCTGGGTGAACGGGCGGGATTGCGGGGTGGCCGCCATGGGCCTTCCCACTCGTGTCTGGGCTGTCGTGGACCTTTATGGCAAGTGCACCCAGATCACCGTGCTGCCCCCTGAGCCAGGTTTCAGCCCCCCTACTCCCATCCCCACACCTCCCCTTGAGCCTTCCGCACCCGCCGAAGATTCCGCCTTGACGGAACAGGGGACCTCCGGGGATGAAG CCTTCATGGTGTCCCCAGCGCAGGCCCGGCCGGAGACGTTTCCTAACAGCCTTGAGTCGCATAATG ACTTTGCCAGCATGGAGCTCTCCGAGGTGGTGGGCAACGCCATCCTGTCTGCCTACAACGGGGGGCTCCTAAATGTGAACCTGACCTCCCCGCCGGCAGGGGAAGGACTGGGGTCTGGCGGTGCCGCCACCTCGCCCGTCCTCACTTCCAACGATGCCCTGCTCTTTCACGAGAAGTGCGGGACGCTCATCAAACTAAGCAACAACAATAAGACCGCCGAGCGCCGCCGGCCACTGGATGAGTTCAACAACGGGGTGGTCATGACCAACCGTCCCCTGCGGGACAACGAGATGTTCGAG ATCCGCATCGACAAGCTCGTAGACAAGTGGTCGGGCTCCATTGAGATCGGTGTCACCACCCACAACCCCAACAACCTTGAGTACCCAGCCACCATGACCAACCTGCAGTCAG GCACCATCATGATGAGCGGCTGTGGGATCTTGACCAACGGCAAGGGCACTCGCCGGGAGTACTGTGAGTTCAGTCTGGACGAGCTGCAG GAAGGTGACCACATTGGCCTCACGAGGAAGTCCAACTCTGCCCTACACTTCTTCATTAACGGCATTGACCAGG GCGTGGCTACCCCACTGACGCCCCCAGTGGTGTACGGTGTGGTGGATTTGTACGGGATGGCCGTGAAGGTGACCATCGTCCATAACAACAACCACAGCGACCGCCTACGCCGGAACAATGCCATCCTGCGGGCACTGTCTCCGGAGGGTGCCCTCCgccgcgccgcccccgccgcccagGCTGAGCCCGAGCGCCTGCTTTTCCACCCCAACTGCGGGCAGAAGGCAGCTATCACCCACGAGGGACGCACTGCCCTGAGGCCCCA TGCCACCGATGACTTCAACCACGGCGTGGTGCTGAGCAGTCGGGCCCTGCGGGACGGAGAGGTGTTCCAGGTGCGCATAGACAAGATGGTGGACAAGTGGGCCGGCTCCATTGAGATTGGGGTCACCACCCACAACCCTGCCTACCTCCAGCTGCCCTCCACCATGACCAACCTGCGCTCAG GGACGTGGATGATGACCGGGAACGGGGTGATGCACAACGGGACGACCATCTTAGACGAATACGGGCACAACCTGGACCGCCTCAAG GCAGGGGACACGGTGGGCGTGGTGCGGCGGGAGGATGGGACTCTGCACTTCTTTGTCAACGGGATGACTCAGGGCCCTGCAGCCTGGAACGTGCCCCCGGGCGTCTATGCTGTCGTGGACTTGTATGGCCAGGCGGCCCAGGCCACCATTGTGGACGACGTGG AGGTGCCCCCCGTGCCTGAGCCGCTCCCCGAAGGGAACAACCAGGTGTCCCCCAGCTCCCCATCGTCAGGCGCCGGGGGCTCCGACCTGCGCTTCCACCAGCTGCACGGCAGTAACGCCGTCATCACCAATGGGGGCCGCACGGCGCTCCGCCACAACTGCCGCAGCGAGTTCAACGATGCCATTGTCATCTCCAACCG GGCCCTGCGGGACGGAGAGCTGTTCGAGATTGTCATTCAGAAGATGGTGGACCGCTGGTCAGGCTCCATTGAGGCTG GGGTGACTGCTATTCGGCCGGAGGACCTCGAGTTCCCCAACACCATGACAGACATCGACTATGACACCTGGATGCTGAG CGGCACGGCCATCATGCAGGATGGGAACACCATGCGCAACAACTACGGCTGCGACTTGGACGCGCTGGGCACGGGCGCGCGCATCGGCATGATGCGCACGGCCAAGGGTGACCTGCACTACTTCATCAACGGCCAGGACCAGGGCGCCGCCTGCTCAGGCTTGCCCCCGG ATGTGTACGCGGTGGTGGATCTCTATGGCCAGTGTGTCCAGGTGTCCATCACCAATGCCACCGGCCCCATGGACAACAGCCTGGCGACCAGCAACACCGCCACTGAGAAGTCCTTCCCCCTGCACTCCCCAG TGGCCGGTGTGGCTCACCGCTTCCACAGCTCTTGCGGCAAGAATGTCACTCTGGAGGAGGATGGCACGAGGGCGGTGCGTGCAGCCGGCTACGCTCACGGCCTAGTCTTCAGCACCAAGGAGCTCAAGACGGAGGAGGTCTTTGAG GTGAAGGTGGAGGAGCTGGATGAGAAGTGGGCGGGCTCCCTCCGCCTGGGGCTGACCACACTGGTGCCCGGGGAGACAGGGCCTGGCGCAGCCGGCGGCCCGGGGCTGCCTCCCTCGCTGCCTGAGCTTCGGTCAAAGACCACGTGGATGGTGACCAGCTGTGAAGTGAGGCGCGACGGGCAGCTCCAGAGGATGAACTACGGCCGGAACCTAGAGAGGCTGGGG GTGGGGAGCCGCGTGGGCATCCGTCGGGGCGCCGATGACACGATGCACATCCTGGTGGACGGAGAGGACATGGGGCCCGCGGCCACTGGCATCGCTAAG AACGTGTGGGCTGTGCTGGATCTCTATGGGCCGGTACGGAGCGTGTCTGTTGTGAGCTCCACGCGGCTGGAGGAACCAGAGGGCACCCAGCCGCCTTCTCCCAGTTCGGACACTGGCAGCGAGGGCGAGGAGGACGGCGACGGGGAGGAGCATGGCCTGCAG GGCCAGAATCAAGCTGCCATTATGCCCATGGCCCTCGAGTTCTTGGAAAACCACGGGAAGAACATCCTCCTGTCCAATGGGAACCGCACGGCCACGCGGGTGGCCAGCTACAACCAGGGCGTCGTTGTCATCGGCCAGCCCCTGGTGCCCCAGCTGTTGGTCCAG GTGCGGATAGACTCCCTGAACCGACAGTGGACATCTTCGCTGGTCCTGGGCGTCATCACGTGTCCGCCAGAGAGGCTCAACTTCCCTGCGTCAGCTTGTGGCCTCAAGCGGGCGGCCTGGCTGCTGCGGGGTCGTGGCATCTTCCACAACGGTCTCAAG ATCTGTGAGAAGTTCGGGCCCAATCTGGACACGTGTCCTGAGGGCACCATCCTGGGCCTGCGGCTGGATGGCTCTGGAGGGCTGCACCTGCACGTGAACGGGATAGACCAGGGCGTGGCTGTGCCAGACGTGCCCCAGCCCTGCCACGCGCTTGTGGACCTCTACGGGCAGTGTGAGCAG GTGACAATCATGAGTCCCGAGCCGGGAGCTACCAGTGGGAAGAGTGCTGGCACCCAGGGGGACATGGAGAAGGCCGACATGGTGGACG GCATCAAGGAGAGTGTGTGCTGGGGCCCTCTGCCCGCCACCGGCCCGCTGAAGAGCTGCGAGTACCATGCCCTTTGCTCCCGCTTCCAAGAACTGCTATTGCTTCCCG AGGATTATTTCATCCCTCCTCCGAAGCGGAGCCTGTGCTACTGTGAGTCTTGCCGGAAGCTTCGAGGGGATGAGGCCCACAGGCGCCGTGGGGAGCCCCCCAGGGAGTACGCTCTACCCTTTGGCTGGTGCAGGTTCAACCTCAG GGTGAATCCACGCTTGGAAGCTGGGACGCTGACCAAGAAGTGGCACATGGCGTATCATGGGAGCAACGTGGCAGCGGTCCGGAGGGTGCTGGACCGAGgggagctgggagcag GCACCGCCTCCATCCTGAGCTGCCGGCCCTTGAAAGGCGAGCCCGGGGTAGGGTTTGAGGAGCCTGGGGAGAACTGCGCGCCCCCACGGGAGGAGCAGCCCCCTCCGGTgctgctttccccctccctccagtaTGCTGGGGCCGAGACCCTGGCATCCAAAGTGCA ATTCCGGGACCCCAAGTCACAGCGGACGCACCAGGCCCAGGTGGCGTTCCAGGTGTG
- the NEURL4 gene encoding neuralized-like protein 4 isoform X1, whose translation MAAGSGGSGGSGGGPGPGPGGGGGPGGSGAVPGSGGGLGSGGELHPRTGRLVSLSACGRTARRQQPGQEFNHGLVLSREPLRDGRVFTVRIDRKVNSWSGSIEIGVTALDPSVLDFPSSATGLKGGSWVVSGCSVLRDGRSVLEEYGQDLDQLGEGDRVGVERTAAGELRLWVNGRDCGVAAMGLPTRVWAVVDLYGKCTQITVLPPEPGFSPPTPIPTPPLEPSAPAEDSALTEQGTSGDEAFMVSPAQARPETFPNSLESHNDFASMELSEVVGNAILSAYNGGLLNVNLTSPPAGEGLGSGGAATSPVLTSNDALLFHEKCGTLIKLSNNNKTAERRRPLDEFNNGVVMTNRPLRDNEMFEIRIDKLVDKWSGSIEIGVTTHNPNNLEYPATMTNLQSGTIMMSGCGILTNGKGTRREYCEFSLDELQEGDHIGLTRKSNSALHFFINGIDQGVATPLTPPVVYGVVDLYGMAVKVTIVHNNNHSDRLRRNNAILRALSPEGALRRAAPAAQAEPERLLFHPNCGQKAAITHEGRTALRPHATDDFNHGVVLSSRALRDGEVFQVRIDKMVDKWAGSIEIGVTTHNPAYLQLPSTMTNLRSGTWMMTGNGVMHNGTTILDEYGHNLDRLKAGDTVGVVRREDGTLHFFVNGMTQGPAAWNVPPGVYAVVDLYGQAAQATIVDDVEVPPVPEPLPEGNNQVSPSSPSSGAGGSDLRFHQLHGSNAVITNGGRTALRHNCRSEFNDAIVISNRALRDGELFEIVIQKMVDRWSGSIEAGVTAIRPEDLEFPNTMTDIDYDTWMLSGTAIMQDGNTMRNNYGCDLDALGTGARIGMMRTAKGDLHYFINGQDQGAACSGLPPGKDVYAVVDLYGQCVQVSITNATGPMDNSLATSNTATEKSFPLHSPVAGVAHRFHSSCGKNVTLEEDGTRAVRAAGYAHGLVFSTKELKTEEVFEVKVEELDEKWAGSLRLGLTTLVPGETGPGAAGGPGLPPSLPELRSKTTWMVTSCEVRRDGQLQRMNYGRNLERLGVGSRVGIRRGADDTMHILVDGEDMGPAATGIAKNVWAVLDLYGPVRSVSVVSSTRLEEPEGTQPPSPSSDTGSEGEEDGDGEEHGLQGQNQAAIMPMALEFLENHGKNILLSNGNRTATRVASYNQGVVVIGQPLVPQLLVQVRIDSLNRQWTSSLVLGVITCPPERLNFPASACGLKRAAWLLRGRGIFHNGLKICEKFGPNLDTCPEGTILGLRLDGSGGLHLHVNGIDQGVAVPDVPQPCHALVDLYGQCEQVTIMSPEPGATSGKSAGTQGDMEKADMVDGIKESVCWGPLPATGPLKSCEYHALCSRFQELLLLPEDYFIPPPKRSLCYCESCRKLRGDEAHRRRGEPPREYALPFGWCRFNLRVNPRLEAGTLTKKWHMAYHGSNVAAVRRVLDRGELGAGTASILSCRPLKGEPGVGFEEPGENCAPPREEQPPPVLLSPSLQYAGAETLASKVQFRDPKSQRTHQAQVAFQVCVRPGSYTPGPPSAALREPPDPHFSPAELEWVTKEKGATLLYALLVRVE comes from the exons GTCAACTCCTGGAGTGGCTCCATCGAGATCGGGGTGACGGCACTGGACCCCAGCGTGCTGGACTTCCCGAGCAGCGCCACAGGGCTGAAGGGGGGCTCATGGGTGGTGTCAGGCTGCTCGGTGTTGAGGGACGGACGTTCTGTGCTGGAGGAGTATGGGCAGGACCTGGACCAGCTTGGGGAAGGGGACCGTGTGGGCGTGGAGCGCACAGCTGCTGGGGAGCTGCGGCTCTGGGTGAACGGGCGGGATTGCGGGGTGGCCGCCATGGGCCTTCCCACTCGTGTCTGGGCTGTCGTGGACCTTTATGGCAAGTGCACCCAGATCACCGTGCTGCCCCCTGAGCCAGGTTTCAGCCCCCCTACTCCCATCCCCACACCTCCCCTTGAGCCTTCCGCACCCGCCGAAGATTCCGCCTTGACGGAACAGGGGACCTCCGGGGATGAAG CCTTCATGGTGTCCCCAGCGCAGGCCCGGCCGGAGACGTTTCCTAACAGCCTTGAGTCGCATAATG ACTTTGCCAGCATGGAGCTCTCCGAGGTGGTGGGCAACGCCATCCTGTCTGCCTACAACGGGGGGCTCCTAAATGTGAACCTGACCTCCCCGCCGGCAGGGGAAGGACTGGGGTCTGGCGGTGCCGCCACCTCGCCCGTCCTCACTTCCAACGATGCCCTGCTCTTTCACGAGAAGTGCGGGACGCTCATCAAACTAAGCAACAACAATAAGACCGCCGAGCGCCGCCGGCCACTGGATGAGTTCAACAACGGGGTGGTCATGACCAACCGTCCCCTGCGGGACAACGAGATGTTCGAG ATCCGCATCGACAAGCTCGTAGACAAGTGGTCGGGCTCCATTGAGATCGGTGTCACCACCCACAACCCCAACAACCTTGAGTACCCAGCCACCATGACCAACCTGCAGTCAG GCACCATCATGATGAGCGGCTGTGGGATCTTGACCAACGGCAAGGGCACTCGCCGGGAGTACTGTGAGTTCAGTCTGGACGAGCTGCAG GAAGGTGACCACATTGGCCTCACGAGGAAGTCCAACTCTGCCCTACACTTCTTCATTAACGGCATTGACCAGG GCGTGGCTACCCCACTGACGCCCCCAGTGGTGTACGGTGTGGTGGATTTGTACGGGATGGCCGTGAAGGTGACCATCGTCCATAACAACAACCACAGCGACCGCCTACGCCGGAACAATGCCATCCTGCGGGCACTGTCTCCGGAGGGTGCCCTCCgccgcgccgcccccgccgcccagGCTGAGCCCGAGCGCCTGCTTTTCCACCCCAACTGCGGGCAGAAGGCAGCTATCACCCACGAGGGACGCACTGCCCTGAGGCCCCA TGCCACCGATGACTTCAACCACGGCGTGGTGCTGAGCAGTCGGGCCCTGCGGGACGGAGAGGTGTTCCAGGTGCGCATAGACAAGATGGTGGACAAGTGGGCCGGCTCCATTGAGATTGGGGTCACCACCCACAACCCTGCCTACCTCCAGCTGCCCTCCACCATGACCAACCTGCGCTCAG GGACGTGGATGATGACCGGGAACGGGGTGATGCACAACGGGACGACCATCTTAGACGAATACGGGCACAACCTGGACCGCCTCAAG GCAGGGGACACGGTGGGCGTGGTGCGGCGGGAGGATGGGACTCTGCACTTCTTTGTCAACGGGATGACTCAGGGCCCTGCAGCCTGGAACGTGCCCCCGGGCGTCTATGCTGTCGTGGACTTGTATGGCCAGGCGGCCCAGGCCACCATTGTGGACGACGTGG AGGTGCCCCCCGTGCCTGAGCCGCTCCCCGAAGGGAACAACCAGGTGTCCCCCAGCTCCCCATCGTCAGGCGCCGGGGGCTCCGACCTGCGCTTCCACCAGCTGCACGGCAGTAACGCCGTCATCACCAATGGGGGCCGCACGGCGCTCCGCCACAACTGCCGCAGCGAGTTCAACGATGCCATTGTCATCTCCAACCG GGCCCTGCGGGACGGAGAGCTGTTCGAGATTGTCATTCAGAAGATGGTGGACCGCTGGTCAGGCTCCATTGAGGCTG GGGTGACTGCTATTCGGCCGGAGGACCTCGAGTTCCCCAACACCATGACAGACATCGACTATGACACCTGGATGCTGAG CGGCACGGCCATCATGCAGGATGGGAACACCATGCGCAACAACTACGGCTGCGACTTGGACGCGCTGGGCACGGGCGCGCGCATCGGCATGATGCGCACGGCCAAGGGTGACCTGCACTACTTCATCAACGGCCAGGACCAGGGCGCCGCCTGCTCAGGCTTGCCCCCGGGTAAAG ATGTGTACGCGGTGGTGGATCTCTATGGCCAGTGTGTCCAGGTGTCCATCACCAATGCCACCGGCCCCATGGACAACAGCCTGGCGACCAGCAACACCGCCACTGAGAAGTCCTTCCCCCTGCACTCCCCAG TGGCCGGTGTGGCTCACCGCTTCCACAGCTCTTGCGGCAAGAATGTCACTCTGGAGGAGGATGGCACGAGGGCGGTGCGTGCAGCCGGCTACGCTCACGGCCTAGTCTTCAGCACCAAGGAGCTCAAGACGGAGGAGGTCTTTGAG GTGAAGGTGGAGGAGCTGGATGAGAAGTGGGCGGGCTCCCTCCGCCTGGGGCTGACCACACTGGTGCCCGGGGAGACAGGGCCTGGCGCAGCCGGCGGCCCGGGGCTGCCTCCCTCGCTGCCTGAGCTTCGGTCAAAGACCACGTGGATGGTGACCAGCTGTGAAGTGAGGCGCGACGGGCAGCTCCAGAGGATGAACTACGGCCGGAACCTAGAGAGGCTGGGG GTGGGGAGCCGCGTGGGCATCCGTCGGGGCGCCGATGACACGATGCACATCCTGGTGGACGGAGAGGACATGGGGCCCGCGGCCACTGGCATCGCTAAG AACGTGTGGGCTGTGCTGGATCTCTATGGGCCGGTACGGAGCGTGTCTGTTGTGAGCTCCACGCGGCTGGAGGAACCAGAGGGCACCCAGCCGCCTTCTCCCAGTTCGGACACTGGCAGCGAGGGCGAGGAGGACGGCGACGGGGAGGAGCATGGCCTGCAG GGCCAGAATCAAGCTGCCATTATGCCCATGGCCCTCGAGTTCTTGGAAAACCACGGGAAGAACATCCTCCTGTCCAATGGGAACCGCACGGCCACGCGGGTGGCCAGCTACAACCAGGGCGTCGTTGTCATCGGCCAGCCCCTGGTGCCCCAGCTGTTGGTCCAG GTGCGGATAGACTCCCTGAACCGACAGTGGACATCTTCGCTGGTCCTGGGCGTCATCACGTGTCCGCCAGAGAGGCTCAACTTCCCTGCGTCAGCTTGTGGCCTCAAGCGGGCGGCCTGGCTGCTGCGGGGTCGTGGCATCTTCCACAACGGTCTCAAG ATCTGTGAGAAGTTCGGGCCCAATCTGGACACGTGTCCTGAGGGCACCATCCTGGGCCTGCGGCTGGATGGCTCTGGAGGGCTGCACCTGCACGTGAACGGGATAGACCAGGGCGTGGCTGTGCCAGACGTGCCCCAGCCCTGCCACGCGCTTGTGGACCTCTACGGGCAGTGTGAGCAG GTGACAATCATGAGTCCCGAGCCGGGAGCTACCAGTGGGAAGAGTGCTGGCACCCAGGGGGACATGGAGAAGGCCGACATGGTGGACG GCATCAAGGAGAGTGTGTGCTGGGGCCCTCTGCCCGCCACCGGCCCGCTGAAGAGCTGCGAGTACCATGCCCTTTGCTCCCGCTTCCAAGAACTGCTATTGCTTCCCG AGGATTATTTCATCCCTCCTCCGAAGCGGAGCCTGTGCTACTGTGAGTCTTGCCGGAAGCTTCGAGGGGATGAGGCCCACAGGCGCCGTGGGGAGCCCCCCAGGGAGTACGCTCTACCCTTTGGCTGGTGCAGGTTCAACCTCAG GGTGAATCCACGCTTGGAAGCTGGGACGCTGACCAAGAAGTGGCACATGGCGTATCATGGGAGCAACGTGGCAGCGGTCCGGAGGGTGCTGGACCGAGgggagctgggagcag GCACCGCCTCCATCCTGAGCTGCCGGCCCTTGAAAGGCGAGCCCGGGGTAGGGTTTGAGGAGCCTGGGGAGAACTGCGCGCCCCCACGGGAGGAGCAGCCCCCTCCGGTgctgctttccccctccctccagtaTGCTGGGGCCGAGACCCTGGCATCCAAAGTGCA ATTCCGGGACCCCAAGTCACAGCGGACGCACCAGGCCCAGGTGGCGTTCCAGGTGTG